The following proteins come from a genomic window of Acanthopagrus latus isolate v.2019 chromosome 5, fAcaLat1.1, whole genome shotgun sequence:
- the lrp13 gene encoding very low-density lipoprotein receptor isoform X4 translates to MAPSVSSIAMCVMESVTARTVQMKRTVTQCAIKCDNKSRCLPAKLLCDEEWDCLDGTDEANCEDQEEDGHETEDRTSVTSAPVGSSTPIKCPLGFKACKDDSECVLYKHVCDGEADCRDGSDEKECSLECETDQFQCAHGKKCIEQSQVCDGMHQCQDRSDELGCAKQIEGCAHQCDDNSRCIPNSFVCDGERDCWDGTDEANCADEECSATDFSCTSGQCVSAKMRCDGHPDCRDRSDEEGCTIAVACTTKHRCPQSKECLVQEWICDGDQDCKDGTDEKDCPVAPVTCGEFQWSCKSKTKCIPTGWRCDGMKDCGDGSDETECGMMPCLPHQFQCGSQECLEPVLVCNGITNCADGSDEGGSCQMKCADVDSRCAQDCYSTPQGTRCRCMAGFRLMEDGLTCADIDECERSGVCSQVCINTPGSFQCDCQPGYIKEAGGHHCKITGEPFLMSSVQTDLFLLGLRSGSLDVLSSSAKKAILSLDYDWREQRVFWVSLDTESIRWSSLDQKTTGTLIKGVRADSVAVDWLGRNLYWIDGVNSQIVAVRLVTTTMKSLDHSVILDEDLDQPRSLALLPQKGLMFWTEIGNVVKIERAGMDGSERKAVVNSSLGWPGGVAVDAISDRVYWTDERLKSIGSATLDGEDIRILQMKETTNPFSLAVFNDMLYWSDAKKRVVLAAHKFSGKNHQILLKRPRQPFGVKIIHPLLQMAIDSPCEKMKCSHMCVLAPGPKAVCKCPSGLLLAEDGLTCSSLVNSAFLLMLSPSTVTQIYLQSRHTAAELKGWPEHLALQVPSINEAANMDYSLRDHTLYLTDDGTTSLSSFRLRDSDLFPQGHLLKLLGDTITAMALDWVTLNIYWSSNKQLRLQVTSITAAHTAVLIKEGIGRVESIALHPSSGRVCFTNLGPQGLGTMATVECAHMDGAGRRVVWKDAVQPASVTFSSNGDTIYWADTGLGTIGSVQLDGSGYRELKAGDGLAAVALSDDTLLWMTVSGNGLLYKTRLWFKDEDQQNKLWFEVGTQVVSLKVFSKSSQTGSNQCSEYNGGCQHLCLATPGGRMCKCAYDYINVNATHCSPEQRCPGGNRPCLDQLSCQPAEKFCNGHVDCLDHSDENCVSLKQWSGAKVLAPTQPRSSSPPPSLLSPVTGPNTTLNINSLLMNLDAQECSQRRCSGNGHCVETSGQIACVCSLGYIGDSCQDHILKTMQGPIVYGAAGLCAGVVVIAVMAVMVKRRKSANTRRSSPASAKETSMTDLENKAETTPSTQTSPADADKPEEAVSSEA, encoded by the exons ATGGCTCCGAGTGTATCCTCTATAGCcatgtgtgtgatggagagcgTGACTGCCAGGACGGTTCAGATGAAGAGGACTGTGACTCAGTGTGCAATAAAG TGTGACAACAAGAGTCGCTGCCTGCCTGCGAAGCTCCTCTGTGATGAAGAGTGGGACTGTCTGGATGGCACCGACGAGGCCAACTGTG AGGACCAAGAGGAAGATGGACATGAAACGGAAGACAGGACCAGTGTCACCTCTGCACCTGTTGGCTCATCGACACCCATCAAGTGTCCTTTGGGCTTTAAGGCCTGCAAGGACGACTCAGAGTGTGTCCTCTACAAACACGTCTGTGATGGAGAAGCAGACTGCAGGGATGGATCAGATGAGAAGGAGTGCTCATTAGAATGTGAAACAG ACCAGTTCCAGTGTGCCCATGGAAAGAAGTGCATAGAGCAGAGCCAGGTGTGTGACGGGATGCATCAGTGTCAGGACCGCTCTGATGAACTGGGATGTGCAAAGCAGATTGAGGGCTGCGCTCATCAGTGTGATGACAACAGCCGCTGCATTCCTAACAGCTTCGTCTGTGATGGGGAGAGGGACTGCTGGGATGGCACTGACGAGGCAAACTGTG CGGATGAAGAATGCAGTGCCACTGATTTTAGCTGCACCAGTGGTCAGTGTGTGTCGGCCAAGATGCGTTGTGACGGTCACCCAGACTGCAGGGATCGCTCAGATGAGGAGGGCTGCACAATCGCAGTGGCCTGCACCACCAAGCACCGCTGCCCCCAGAGTAAGGAGTGTCTGGTGCAGGAGTGGATCTGTGATGGAGATCAAGACTGCAAAGATGGCACAGATGAGAAG GATTGTCCCGTTGCTCCAGTGACCTGTGGCGAGTTCCAGTGGTCGTGTAAATCCAAGACAAAGTGTATCCCCACCGGCTGGCGGTGTGATGGCATGAAGGACTGTGGTGACGGCAGTGATGAGACTGAAT GTGGTATGATGCCATGCCTCCCGCACCAGTTCCAATGTGGCAGCCAGGAGTGTCTGGAGCCAGTCCTGGTGTGCAATGGCATTACCAACTGTGCAGACGGCTCGGATGAGGGAGGCAGCTGCCAGATGAAATGTGCAGATGTAGACAGCCGCTGCGCTCAGGACTGCTACAGCACACCACAGGGAACG CGTTGTCGCTGCATGGCAGGGTTCAGGCTCATGGAGGACGGGCTGACCTGTGCTGACATTGATGAGTGTGAGCGCTCAGGTGTGTGCAGTCAGGTGTGCATCAACACTCCAGGCTCATTCCAGTGTGACTGTCAGCCAGGCTACATAAAGGAGGCAGGTGGACACCACTGCAAAATCACCG GTGAACCCTTCCTGATGTCATCGGTCCAAACAGACCTCTTCTTGCTTGGCCTGCGCAGTGGCAGCCTCGATGTGCTGTCCTCCTCTGCCAAGAAGGCCATTCTGTCCCTGGACTACGACTGGAGGGAGCAGAGGGTCTTCTGGGTCAGCCTGGACACTGAGAGCATCAGGTGGTCCTCGCTGGACCAGAAGACCACAGGAACACTGATTAAAG GTGTCCGGGCTGATTCTGTAGCCGTGGATTGGCTCGGGAGGAACCTGTACTGGATTGATGGTGTGAACAGTCAGATTGTTGCCGTCAGACTGGTGACAACCACTATGAAGTCCCTGGACCACAGCGTCATCCTGGATGAAGACCTGGATCAACCTCGCTCTCTGGCACTGCTGCCACAGAAAGG GCTGATGTTCTGGACAGAGATTGGTAACGTAGTGAAGATCGAGCGTGCTGGGATGGACGGGTCGGAGAGGAAGGCTGTGGTGAACTCCAGTTTGGGCTGGCCGGGTGGTGTGGCTGTGGACGCCATCTCTGACAGAGTCTACTGGACAGATGAGAGGCTGAAATCCATTGGCTCTGCAACACTGGATGGAGAGGACATTCGG ATTCTGCAGATGAAGGAGACCACCAACCCGTTCTCCCTGGCAGTGTTCAATGACATGCTCTACTGGTCTGATGCTAAGAAGCGAGTGGTGCTGGCTGCTCATAAATTCTCTGGCAAAAACCATCAAATTCTCCTTAAAAGGCCGAGGCAACCTTTTGGTGTGAAG ATAATCCATCCATTGCTCCAGATGGCCATTGACAGCCCCTGTGAGAAGATGAAGTGTTcccacatgtgtgtgttggcccCGGGACCAAAGGCCGTGTGCAAGTGTCCGTCTGGCCTTTTATTGGCTGAGGACGGCCTGACCTGCTCCAGCTTGGTCAATTCAGCATTCCTGCTGATGCTGTCTCCCTCCACAGTCACACAG ATCTACTTGCAGTCccgacacacagcagcagagctgaagggCTGGCCTGAACACCTGGCCCTGCAGGTGCCCAGCATCAATGAGGCGGCCAACATGGACTACAGCCTACGTGACCACACCCTGTATTTGACGGATGACGGCACGACTTCACTCAGCTCCTTCAGGCTCAGGGACTCAGATTTGTTCCCTCAGGGCCACCTTCTAAAACTCTTGGGTGACACCATCACCGCCATGGCCCTGGACTGGGTGACTCTTAACATCTACTGGAGCAGCAACAAGCAGCTCCGCCTGCAGGTCACCTCCATCACAGCcgcacacacagctgttctTATAAAGGAAGGCATCGGTAGGGTGGAGTCCATCGCCCTCCATCCTTCCAGTGGAAGAGTTTGCTTCACCAACCTGGGCCCGCAGGGGCTGGGTACCATGGCTACTGTGGAATGTGCTCACATGGACGGTGCTGGGCGGAGAGTGGTGTGGAAAGATGCTGTCCAGCCTGCATCTGTGACCTTCTCCAGTAATGGGGATACAATTTACTGGGCTGACACtg GTTTGGGGACCATTGGCTCTGTACAGCTTGATGGATCTGGTTACAGAGAGTTGAAGGCTGGTGATGGCCTGGCTGCCGTGGCTCTGAGTGATGACACACTGCTCTGGATGACCGTCAGTGGTAATGGCTTATTGT ACAAGACCAGGCTCTGGTTCAAAGATGAGGACCAGCAGAACAAGTTGTGGTTTGAGGTCGGCACACAGGTGGTCAGCTTAAAGGTGTTCAGCAAGTCCAGTCAAACCG GTTCAAACCAATGCTCAGAATACAATGGCGGCTGCCAGCACTTGTGCCTCGCCACACCGGGAGGTCGGATGTGCAAGTGTGCCTATGACTACATCAATGTGAATGCCACGCACTGCAGCCCAGAGCAGCGCTGCCCAGGTGGAAACAGACCCTGTCTGGATCAACTCTCATGCCAACCTGCTGAGAAGTTCTGTAATGGGCATGTTGACTGCTTAGACCACTCGGATGAGAACT GTGTTAGTCTGAAGCAGTGGTCTGGAGCCAAGGTCCTTGCTCCCACCCAGCCccgcagctcctctcctccaccctccctttTATCTCCAGTCACTGGCCCGAACACCACCCTGAACATAAACAGTCTCCTCATGAACCTGGATGCCCAAGAGTGCAGCCAAAGACGCTGCAGTGGCAATGGACACTGTGTGGAGACCAGTGGACagattgcatgtgtgtgttcactgggCTACATTGGTGATTCCTGTCAGGACCATATCCTAAAGACCATGCAGGGTCCCATTGTGTACGGTGCAGCAGGGCTCTGTGCAGGAGTGGTGGTTATTGCTGTGATGGCAGTgatggtgaagaggaggaagagtgcCAACACGAG AAGATCTAGCCCAGCATCAGCGAAGGAAACAAGTATGACTGACCTGGAGAACAAAGCTGAGACCACCCCAAGTACACAAACTTCTCCAGCAGACGCAGACAAACCAGAG GAAGCGGTGTCTTCTGAGGCCTGA
- the lrp13 gene encoding very low-density lipoprotein receptor isoform X2, whose protein sequence is MGGCLFLCAALLQFSGSLQVLVSAGSSPVKCGLGFQQCKDGSECILYSHVCDGERDCQDGSDEEDCDSVCNKGQFQCAHGKMCIDKEQVCDDIPQCQDRSDELQCTKQTEGCVHQCDNKSRCLPAKLLCDEEWDCLDGTDEANCEDQEEDGHETEDRTSVTSAPVGSSTPIKCPLGFKACKDDSECVLYKHVCDGEADCRDGSDEKECSLECETDQFQCAHGKKCIEQSQVCDGMHQCQDRSDELGCAKQIEGCAHQCDDNSRCIPNSFVCDGERDCWDGTDEANCADEECSATDFSCTSGQCVSAKMRCDGHPDCRDRSDEEGCTIAVACTTKHRCPQSKECLVQEWICDGDQDCKDGTDEKDCPVAPVTCGEFQWSCKSKTKCIPTGWRCDGMKDCGDGSDETECGMMPCLPHQFQCGSQECLEPVLVCNGITNCADGSDEGGSCQMKCADVDSRCAQDCYSTPQGTRCRCMAGFRLMEDGLTCADIDECERSGVCSQVCINTPGSFQCDCQPGYIKEAGGHHCKITGEPFLMSSVQTDLFLLGLRSGSLDVLSSSAKKAILSLDYDWREQRVFWVSLDTESIRWSSLDQKTTGTLIKGVRADSVAVDWLGRNLYWIDGVNSQIVAVRLVTTTMKSLDHSVILDEDLDQPRSLALLPQKGLMFWTEIGNVVKIERAGMDGSERKAVVNSSLGWPGGVAVDAISDRVYWTDERLKSIGSATLDGEDIRILQMKETTNPFSLAVFNDMLYWSDAKKRVVLAAHKFSGKNHQILLKRPRQPFGVKIIHPLLQMAIDSPCEKMKCSHMCVLAPGPKAVCKCPSGLLLAEDGLTCSSLVNSAFLLMLSPSTVTQIYLQSRHTAAELKGWPEHLALQVPSINEAANMDYSLRDHTLYLTDDGTTSLSSFRLRDSDLFPQGHLLKLLGDTITAMALDWVTLNIYWSSNKQLRLQVTSITAAHTAVLIKEGIGRVESIALHPSSGRVCFTNLGPQGLGTMATVECAHMDGAGRRVVWKDAVQPASVTFSSNGDTIYWADTGLGTIGSVQLDGSGYRELKAGDGLAAVALSDDTLLWMTVSDKTRLWFKDEDQQNKLWFEVGTQVVSLKVFSKSSQTGSNQCSEYNGGCQHLCLATPGGRMCKCAYDYINVNATHCSPEQRCPGGNRPCLDQLSCQPAEKFCNGHVDCLDHSDENCVSLKQWSGAKVLAPTQPRSSSPPPSLLSPVTGPNTTLNINSLLMNLDAQECSQRRCSGNGHCVETSGQIACVCSLGYIGDSCQDHILKTMQGPIVYGAAGLCAGVVVIAVMAVMVKRRKSANTRRSSPASAKETSMTDLENKAETTPSTQTSPADADKPEEAVSSEA, encoded by the exons ATGGGTGGATGTTTGTTCCTTTGTGCAGCCTTATTGCAGTTTTCAGGGTCCTTGCAAG TACTTGTTTCAGCTGGAAGCAGTCCTGTGAAGTGTGGCCTGGGTTTTCAACAGTGCAAGGATGGCTCCGAGTGTATCCTCTATAGCcatgtgtgtgatggagagcgTGACTGCCAGGACGGTTCAGATGAAGAGGACTGTGACTCAGTGTGCAATAAAG GTCAGTTCCAGTGTGCCCATGGAAAGATGTGTATAGACAAAGAGCAGGTGTGTGATGATATACCTCAGTGTCAGGACCGCTCTGATGAACTGCAGTGTACGAAACAAACCGAGGGCTGTGTCCACCAGTGTGACAACAAGAGTCGCTGCCTGCCTGCGAAGCTCCTCTGTGATGAAGAGTGGGACTGTCTGGATGGCACCGACGAGGCCAACTGTG AGGACCAAGAGGAAGATGGACATGAAACGGAAGACAGGACCAGTGTCACCTCTGCACCTGTTGGCTCATCGACACCCATCAAGTGTCCTTTGGGCTTTAAGGCCTGCAAGGACGACTCAGAGTGTGTCCTCTACAAACACGTCTGTGATGGAGAAGCAGACTGCAGGGATGGATCAGATGAGAAGGAGTGCTCATTAGAATGTGAAACAG ACCAGTTCCAGTGTGCCCATGGAAAGAAGTGCATAGAGCAGAGCCAGGTGTGTGACGGGATGCATCAGTGTCAGGACCGCTCTGATGAACTGGGATGTGCAAAGCAGATTGAGGGCTGCGCTCATCAGTGTGATGACAACAGCCGCTGCATTCCTAACAGCTTCGTCTGTGATGGGGAGAGGGACTGCTGGGATGGCACTGACGAGGCAAACTGTG CGGATGAAGAATGCAGTGCCACTGATTTTAGCTGCACCAGTGGTCAGTGTGTGTCGGCCAAGATGCGTTGTGACGGTCACCCAGACTGCAGGGATCGCTCAGATGAGGAGGGCTGCACAATCGCAGTGGCCTGCACCACCAAGCACCGCTGCCCCCAGAGTAAGGAGTGTCTGGTGCAGGAGTGGATCTGTGATGGAGATCAAGACTGCAAAGATGGCACAGATGAGAAG GATTGTCCCGTTGCTCCAGTGACCTGTGGCGAGTTCCAGTGGTCGTGTAAATCCAAGACAAAGTGTATCCCCACCGGCTGGCGGTGTGATGGCATGAAGGACTGTGGTGACGGCAGTGATGAGACTGAAT GTGGTATGATGCCATGCCTCCCGCACCAGTTCCAATGTGGCAGCCAGGAGTGTCTGGAGCCAGTCCTGGTGTGCAATGGCATTACCAACTGTGCAGACGGCTCGGATGAGGGAGGCAGCTGCCAGATGAAATGTGCAGATGTAGACAGCCGCTGCGCTCAGGACTGCTACAGCACACCACAGGGAACG CGTTGTCGCTGCATGGCAGGGTTCAGGCTCATGGAGGACGGGCTGACCTGTGCTGACATTGATGAGTGTGAGCGCTCAGGTGTGTGCAGTCAGGTGTGCATCAACACTCCAGGCTCATTCCAGTGTGACTGTCAGCCAGGCTACATAAAGGAGGCAGGTGGACACCACTGCAAAATCACCG GTGAACCCTTCCTGATGTCATCGGTCCAAACAGACCTCTTCTTGCTTGGCCTGCGCAGTGGCAGCCTCGATGTGCTGTCCTCCTCTGCCAAGAAGGCCATTCTGTCCCTGGACTACGACTGGAGGGAGCAGAGGGTCTTCTGGGTCAGCCTGGACACTGAGAGCATCAGGTGGTCCTCGCTGGACCAGAAGACCACAGGAACACTGATTAAAG GTGTCCGGGCTGATTCTGTAGCCGTGGATTGGCTCGGGAGGAACCTGTACTGGATTGATGGTGTGAACAGTCAGATTGTTGCCGTCAGACTGGTGACAACCACTATGAAGTCCCTGGACCACAGCGTCATCCTGGATGAAGACCTGGATCAACCTCGCTCTCTGGCACTGCTGCCACAGAAAGG GCTGATGTTCTGGACAGAGATTGGTAACGTAGTGAAGATCGAGCGTGCTGGGATGGACGGGTCGGAGAGGAAGGCTGTGGTGAACTCCAGTTTGGGCTGGCCGGGTGGTGTGGCTGTGGACGCCATCTCTGACAGAGTCTACTGGACAGATGAGAGGCTGAAATCCATTGGCTCTGCAACACTGGATGGAGAGGACATTCGG ATTCTGCAGATGAAGGAGACCACCAACCCGTTCTCCCTGGCAGTGTTCAATGACATGCTCTACTGGTCTGATGCTAAGAAGCGAGTGGTGCTGGCTGCTCATAAATTCTCTGGCAAAAACCATCAAATTCTCCTTAAAAGGCCGAGGCAACCTTTTGGTGTGAAG ATAATCCATCCATTGCTCCAGATGGCCATTGACAGCCCCTGTGAGAAGATGAAGTGTTcccacatgtgtgtgttggcccCGGGACCAAAGGCCGTGTGCAAGTGTCCGTCTGGCCTTTTATTGGCTGAGGACGGCCTGACCTGCTCCAGCTTGGTCAATTCAGCATTCCTGCTGATGCTGTCTCCCTCCACAGTCACACAG ATCTACTTGCAGTCccgacacacagcagcagagctgaagggCTGGCCTGAACACCTGGCCCTGCAGGTGCCCAGCATCAATGAGGCGGCCAACATGGACTACAGCCTACGTGACCACACCCTGTATTTGACGGATGACGGCACGACTTCACTCAGCTCCTTCAGGCTCAGGGACTCAGATTTGTTCCCTCAGGGCCACCTTCTAAAACTCTTGGGTGACACCATCACCGCCATGGCCCTGGACTGGGTGACTCTTAACATCTACTGGAGCAGCAACAAGCAGCTCCGCCTGCAGGTCACCTCCATCACAGCcgcacacacagctgttctTATAAAGGAAGGCATCGGTAGGGTGGAGTCCATCGCCCTCCATCCTTCCAGTGGAAGAGTTTGCTTCACCAACCTGGGCCCGCAGGGGCTGGGTACCATGGCTACTGTGGAATGTGCTCACATGGACGGTGCTGGGCGGAGAGTGGTGTGGAAAGATGCTGTCCAGCCTGCATCTGTGACCTTCTCCAGTAATGGGGATACAATTTACTGGGCTGACACtg GTTTGGGGACCATTGGCTCTGTACAGCTTGATGGATCTGGTTACAGAGAGTTGAAGGCTGGTGATGGCCTGGCTGCCGTGGCTCTGAGTGATGACACACTGCTCTGGATGACCGTCAGTG ACAAGACCAGGCTCTGGTTCAAAGATGAGGACCAGCAGAACAAGTTGTGGTTTGAGGTCGGCACACAGGTGGTCAGCTTAAAGGTGTTCAGCAAGTCCAGTCAAACCG GTTCAAACCAATGCTCAGAATACAATGGCGGCTGCCAGCACTTGTGCCTCGCCACACCGGGAGGTCGGATGTGCAAGTGTGCCTATGACTACATCAATGTGAATGCCACGCACTGCAGCCCAGAGCAGCGCTGCCCAGGTGGAAACAGACCCTGTCTGGATCAACTCTCATGCCAACCTGCTGAGAAGTTCTGTAATGGGCATGTTGACTGCTTAGACCACTCGGATGAGAACT GTGTTAGTCTGAAGCAGTGGTCTGGAGCCAAGGTCCTTGCTCCCACCCAGCCccgcagctcctctcctccaccctccctttTATCTCCAGTCACTGGCCCGAACACCACCCTGAACATAAACAGTCTCCTCATGAACCTGGATGCCCAAGAGTGCAGCCAAAGACGCTGCAGTGGCAATGGACACTGTGTGGAGACCAGTGGACagattgcatgtgtgtgttcactgggCTACATTGGTGATTCCTGTCAGGACCATATCCTAAAGACCATGCAGGGTCCCATTGTGTACGGTGCAGCAGGGCTCTGTGCAGGAGTGGTGGTTATTGCTGTGATGGCAGTgatggtgaagaggaggaagagtgcCAACACGAG AAGATCTAGCCCAGCATCAGCGAAGGAAACAAGTATGACTGACCTGGAGAACAAAGCTGAGACCACCCCAAGTACACAAACTTCTCCAGCAGACGCAGACAAACCAGAG GAAGCGGTGTCTTCTGAGGCCTGA